The following are encoded in a window of Anoplopoma fimbria isolate UVic2021 breed Golden Eagle Sablefish chromosome 3, Afim_UVic_2022, whole genome shotgun sequence genomic DNA:
- the LOC129111650 gene encoding LOW QUALITY PROTEIN: collagen alpha-5(IV) chain-like (The sequence of the model RefSeq protein was modified relative to this genomic sequence to represent the inferred CDS: inserted 1 base in 1 codon) has product MGRPMLEVFLILFAVMLMGTGAKNCVCNGKSRCRCEGVKGSRGDKGFSGVPGPPGQEGRQGSDGHPGPSGPKGNTGPDGPTGPKGDPGPEGKEGFAGSHGLPGIPGLQGPTGTTGAPGCNGTDGDEGPPGIPGVYGIDGSPGPPGLPGPKGGSWVSGNAIPGSHGPPGRVGEPGNPGFHGKHGQPGDPGPHGSAGSPGRPGSPGSKGQEGIGSIPGPRGPQGRPGSRGPPGPPGRIKEFFTGSLVSKGEKGDNGDLGIKGCKGEPGDPGYGLYTKGAKGDKGLAGSQGKPGKDGDPGQSSQGWPGPKGDPGYPGTAGWTGEKGDRGSPGPPGDILGLIEPLKGYRGDPGFPGSHGLPGRPGVEGFPGPDGPPGQSSGIYIPGPHGPDGFPGPKGDPGEPGDIYPGPPGLDGDDGDQGPPGDQGPPGPPENGTNRITKGHPGMKGTRGISGPVGYDGQYGMKGVKGEPCYECIGSGIPGPPGPPGLPGIPGYNQGPGSKGDPGFPGPRGLPGSPGPIGQMGFQGPPGQKGDSYSYNTAIKGGDGDPGLPGRPGIDALPGFPGLPGRKGNQGPPGDSYPFPGAEGEHGFPGPPGPLGRPGPVGYPGPVGYGPAGPPGTTGDVGVPGLPGQPGIPGQKGEPSHIHLTGLPGPPGFKGQPGSPGNPGNHGAPGTPGIPGLRGQKGESGVVSFPGSPGIPGQKGDKGQPGLPGFPGRGLPGRAGSQGPPGPAGLKGDGGPGYRGPSGXPGPPGEDGDQGPLGDPGIPGLPGKPGGHGNPGFPGEKGSKGSVGPPGLPGNKDACKADLLGPRGPQGPDGYPGHPGSNDSPGEKGNQGLPGFGRPGVPGEPGFLGPSVPGSPGLTGQKGIHGQNGLPGQPGLRGDPGPDGLPGYGPDGLPGIPGPPGQIGDPGPDGASGSRGSPGMDGEPGPRGLQGPESLQSLAVVGPAGEPGILGYLGLSGANGDTGSIGPKGRRGRDGPPGGSGQRGPPGDPGVDGLVVSEGSRGPAGAPGDPGVQGPAGLKGIKGDQGILGRPGPDGAPGPTGSKGINGEPNYNGYGWPGPAGQKGEPGSTNTYVMKGQKGGPGSFGLPGLPGNGGDKGNPGPDGQNGSPGYQGPKGSAGPPGIKGQPGLNGPAGDPGLPGVGSYPGPKGNQGRDGIPGPPGQKGDTNIIGGTPGRRGDTGQQGPPGNPGPPGLSVTGSPGPIGERGFPGSPGVSGPRGLPGREGACVPGSKGDRGHPGNPGGPGYRGLPGLPGPTVPGLKGDRGGPGLTGGPGYSGPQGDPGPQGPPGPGRPGGPGPRGDSGRLGTHGLPGVKGDPGYIPGPPGPPGIKGFPGPPGLKGDSTFVRAIYEPGPSGSPGSPGNRGAPGITGPSGSPGQPGQPGIKGGRGSSPDGHPGFTGPKGDKGGAGLPGPEGRSGDPGNKGPPGLPGRGGPGSVDSFLIARHSQGTSVPDCPYGTSLIYSGYSFLFINGNERAHGQDLGTTGSCLPRFTTMPFLFCDTESNCRYASRNDYSYWLSTDAPMPTNMASITGDTLASYISRCSVCETTSNVIAVHSQTTLIPECPQDWESLWTGYSFVMQTGAGAEGSSQPLVSPGSCLESFRQVPFIECHGRGTCNYYPDSYSYWLASLEPNSMFSKPVPHTVKGPSLQSVISRCRVCSKPRQQTDDRRGDNF; this is encoded by the exons ATGGGAAGGCCAATGCTTGAAGTGTTTCTGATCCTGTTTGCTGTGATGCTGATGGGCACTGGGGCCAAAAAT tgtgtgtgcaaTGGAAAATCAAGGTGCCGCTGTGAAGGAGTGAAAGGCAGCAGG GGAGACAAAGGTTTTTCAGGAGTTCCTGGTCCCCCAGGGCAAGAGGGCCGTCAAGGATCAGATGGTCATCCTGGGCCTTCGGGACCAAAG GGCAACACTGGGCCTGATGGACCCACGGGGCCAAAAGGCGATCCG GGACCCGAGGGCAAAGAAGGATTTGCTGGGTCTCATGGTTTACCG GGTATTCCAGGTTTACAAGGGCCTACAGGAACCACAGGGGCCCCAGGCTGCAATGGAACTGAT GGAGATGAAGGACCTCCTGGTATTCCCGGCGTCTATGGCATTGATGGAAGTCCA GGTCCACCTGGTCTGCCTGGACCTAAG GGTGGATCTTGGGTATCAGGAAATGCAATACCAGGGTCACATGGGCCACCAGGGAGGGTCGGAGAGCCG GGAAATCCAGGTTTCCATGGAAAGCATGGACAACCAGGGGACCCTGGACCACATGGCTCTGCC GGGTCTCCTGGTCGTCCTGGGTCTCCAGGATCAAAG GGTCAAGAAGGCATAGGCAGTATCCCAGGACCTCGTGGACCACAG GGGAGACCAGGATCACGTGGCCCACCGGGGCCACCGGGTCGGATCAAGGAGTTTTTCACTGGGAGTCTCGTGTCAAAG ggagaaaaaggagataATGGAGACCTAGGAATAAAAGGCTGCAAGGGTGAACCA GGAGACCCAGGTTATGGCCTTTACACCAAAGGAGCAAAGGGAGACAAAGGACTGGCGGGTTCACAA GGAAAGCCAGGAAAGGATGGTGATCCTGGACAATCGAGTCAG gGATGGCCTGGCCCCAAAGGTGATCCAGGATATCCAGGGACAGCAGGATGGACG GGCGAAAAGGGAGATAGGGGTTCCCCTGGTCCACCTGGAGAT ATATTAGGCCTGATTGAGCCACTCAAAGGGTACCGCGGAGATCCTGGTTTCCCAGGCTCCCATGGGCTCCCTGGACGTCCAG GTGTTGAAGGATTTCCAGGACCTGATGGACCTCCAG GCCAATCATCTGGGATTTACATACCAGGCCCACATGGTCCCGATGGCTTTCCAGGCCCCAAAGGGGACCCTGGGGAGCCTGGGGATATTTATCCAGGACCCCCAGGTCTAGATGGGGATGATGGGGATCAAGGGCCTCCTGGGGATCAGGGCCCACCTGGACCTCCTGAAAACGGAA CCAATAGGATTACCAAAGGTCACCCAGGAATGAAGGGAACAAGAGGAATATCTGGACCTGTGGGATATGATGGGCAGTATGGAATGAAAG GAGTGAAGGGGGAGCCCTGTTATGAGTGTATCGGATCAGGAATCCCAGGACCACCGGGTCCACCAGGCCTGCCTGGCATCCCTG GATATAATCAAGGACCAGGCTCTAAAGGTGATCCAGGCTTCCCAGGACCTAGGGGTTTACCTGGAAGCCCA GGTCCTATTGGTCAAATGGGATTTCAAGGCCCTCCAGGACAAAAGGGAGACTCATATTCCTACAACACTGCGATAAAGGGGGGTGATGGAGACCCGGGACTTCCTGGCAGACCTGGTATAGATGCCCTCCCTGGGTTTCCTGGGTTACCTGGTCGCAAGGGCAATCAAGGGCCTCCAGGGGATTCG TATCCATTCCCTGGTGCAGAGGGAGAACATGGCTTCCCAGGGCCACCAGGGCCTTTAGGCAGACCGGGACCAGTTGGCTACCCTGGGCCTGTTGGATATGGGCCTGCTGGACCTCCCGGAACTACGGGAGATGTTGGGGTACCTGGCCTGCCAGGGCAACCTGGGATTCCAG GCCAAAAAGGCGAACCGAGCCATATCCACTTGACAGGACTTCCTGGACCACCTGGATTTAAAGGTCAGCCTGGTTCACCTGGAAACCCAG GTAATCACGGAGCACCAGGTACCCCCGGAATACCAGGCTTACGAGGACAGAAAGGAGAAAGTGGTGTGGTGTCATTTCCTGGAAGTCCGGGGATCCCAGGACAGAAAG GTGACAAGGGGCAGCCAGGTCTCCCAGGCTTTCCAGGGAGGGGCTTGCCTGGTCGTGCAGGTTCACAAGGCCCTCCTGGTCCTGCAGGACTGAAG GGTGACGGTGGGCCTGGATACCGTGGCCCCTCAG CCCCTGGGCCTCcaggagaagatggagatcAGGGGCCCTTAGGAGATCCTGGGATCCCTGGCCTACCTGGGAAGCCAGGAGGACATGGAAATCCTGGTTTTCCAGGAGAAAAGG GAAGTAAAGGTTCTGTAGGCCCCCCAGGACTACCTGGTAATAAAGATGCATGTAAAGCTGATTTACTTGGGCCAAGGGGACCACAAGGACCAGATGGGTATCCAGGACATCCAG GATCCAATGACTCCCCCGGTGAGAAGGGGAACCAAGGTTTGCCAGGGTTTGGTCGTCCTGGTGTCCCCGGAGAACCTGGTTTTCTTGGGCCATCAGTGCCAGGTTCACCTGGGCTCACTGGACAAAAAGGAATCCATGGACAAAACGGCCTGCCAGGTCAACCAG GACTGAGAGGAGACCCTGGACCAGATGGGTTACCAGGATATGGACCAGATGGGTTGCCTGGAATTCCAGGACCACCAGGCCAAATAG GTGACCCCGGCCCAGATGGAGCCAGTGGTTCCCGGGGTTCACCAGGCATGGATGGCGAGCCAGGTCCCAGAGGTCTTCAAGGCCCTGAATCACTCCAATCATTAGCCGTTGTTGGGCCAGCAGGGGAACCTGGCATTCTGG GTTACCTTGGTCTATCTGGTGCCAATGGAGATACTGGAAGTATTGGACCAAAAGGGCGGAGAGGTAGAGATGGACCACCAGGGGGTTCTGGACAAAGAG GTCCCCCAGGTGATCCAGGGGTTGATGGACTAGTAGTCTCAGAAGGAAGTCGAGGACCTGCTGGAGCTCCTGGAGACCCAGGAGTCCAAGGGCCTGCAG GCCTAAAGGGAATAAAAGGAGATCAAGGAATCTTAGGACGGCCAGGTCCAGATGGTGCACCAGGTCCAACTGGTAGCAAAGGCATTAATGGAGAGCCAAATTACAATGGATATGGATGGCCTGGACCAGCAGGACAAAAG GGTGAACCAGGCTCAACCAATACTTACGTGATGAAGGGTCAAAAAGGGGGACCTGGTTCTTTTGGACTTCCAGGTTTACCAGGAAACGGTGGAGACAAAGGAAACCCAGGGCCTGATGGACAAAATG GTTCACCAGGCTATCAAGGGCCTAAAGGCTCAGCTGGACCTCCAGGAATCAAAGGACAGCCAGGTCTCAATGGACCTGCAG GTGACCCAGGCCTTCCGGGTGTTGGTAGTTATCCAGGTCCTAAAGGCAATCAGGGCCGGGACGGGATCCCTGGACCACCAGGGCAGAAAGGAGACACTA ACATCATAGGAGGGACACCTGGTAGGCGTGGTGACACAGGTCAACAAG GTCCCCCAGGGAACCCTGGTCCCCCTGGCTTGTCTGTTACAGGGAGTCCTGGACCAATAGGAGAGAGAGGATTTCCAGGTTCACCTGGGGTTTCTGGTCCCAGAGGACTACCAGGAAGGGAAGGGGCTTGTGTTCCTGGGTCAAAAGGAGACCGTGGTCATCCTGGCAATCCTGGTGGCCCAG GCTATCGTGGCTTACCTGGCCTTCCAGGTCCCACAGTGCCAGGGTtaaaaggagacagaggaggaccAGGTCTTACAGGAGGCCCAGGCTATAGTGGACCCCAAGGAGATCCAGGCCCTCAAGGACCACCT GGTCCGGGTAGACCTGGAGGCCCGGGACCAAGAGGTGATTCTGGTCGTCTTGGAACCCATGGGCTCCCTG GTGTCAAGGGAGACCCTGGATACATCCCTGGCCCTCCTGGTCCACCCGGGATAAAAGGATTTCCTGGACCACCTG GCTTAAAAGGCGATTCAACGTTTGTCAGGGCGATATATGAACCAGGACCTTCTGGCTCACCTGGTTCCCCTGGCAACCGAGGAGCCCCAGGGATCACTGGACCATCAGGCTCACCAGGCCAACCAG GTCAGCCAGGCATCAAAGGCGGGCGTGGTTCCAGCCCAGATGGCCATCCTGGATTTACTGGCCCCAAAGGAGACAAAGGGGGAGCAGGACTGccag GTCCAGAAGGCAGATCTGGAGACCCAGGCAATAAGGGTCCTCCAGGGTTGCCAGGCAGAGGTGGTCCAGGTTCTGTTGACAGTTTCCTGATAGCCAGACACAGTCAGGGCACAAGTGTCCCTGACTGCCCTTATGGCACCAGCCTCATCTACTCGGGTTactccttcctcttcatcaacGGAAATGAGAGAGCTCACGGTCAGGACCTTG GCACCACGGGAAGCTGTCTCCCTCGTTTCACCACCATGCCCTTCCTGTTCTGTGACACGGAAAGTAACTGCCGCTATGCTTCTCGTAACGACTACTCCTACTGGTTGTCCACTGACGCTCCTATGCCTACCAACATGGCTTCCATCACAGGGGATACACTGGCCTCCTACATCAGCAG GTGCTCAGTGTGTGAAACCACCTCCAATGTCATAGCTGTCCACAGCCAGACAACTCTGATACCTGAATGTCCCCAAGACTGGGAGTCACTATGGACTGGATACTCATTTGTCATG CAAACGGGTGCTGGAGCAGAGGGCTCCTCCCAGCCTCTGGTTTCTCCTGGCTCATGTCTGGAAAGTTTCCGCCAAGTGCCCTTCATCGAGTGTCATGGCAGGGGAACTTGTAACTACTACCCTGATTCCTATAGCTACTGGCTGGCCTCCCTAGAACCCAACAGCATGTTCAG TAAACCTGTTCCTCACACAGTGAAGGGACCTTCTCTACAAAGTGTCATCAGCCGTTGTCGCGTCTGCAGCAAACCACGGCAACAAACAGATGACAGACGTGGGGAcaatttttaa
- the LOC129089317 gene encoding collagen alpha-1(IV) chain-like, translating into MGSSVTVATLCSLWWIFVLVVFVQQLNAAGIEGPCQGRGCSVCQCLPAKGTRGTPGKPGQQGLRGLMGPGGREGSLGQKGRRGAEGSHGPEGPKGDRGKTGVPGFPGNDGSPGHPGAGGEPGLPGLDGCNGTRGRPGVLGIPGLDGLHGSLGLQGPKGIKGERLYGAPLPGLPGDPGRDGQRGFPGIQGVIGPKGNRGPPGPLGPQGWEGPNGVRGLPGDPGESLAGVKGDDGDQGPPGPQGPEEVKEFPPDYLPPKGYKGDQGLLGPCGPKGISGGRGDVYIQEIKGEQGIVGFPGVRGLPGYPGRDGPLGPQGLHGEKGYPGLIGRNGPKGYPGDPGLPGPLNNGSYARGVKGDRGYPGTPGLPGDPGFMGMHGPPGPPGLTIPEGPGLPGPRGFHGPKGYKGEPGGYNNFENLIPGLKGTKGLLGPKGVTGPPGPPDYYCEPGYPGDHGDIGHKGSPGNKGVKGIKGCPGECQCISAGVSEGPPGPVGYPGPPGLPGTQGIKGKPGLKGYEGLRGTQGFQGNHGIKGQKGQKGHSFVVDIKGAKGNQGVPGHTGPPGAAGSPGLDGHPGPSGDHGTPGAGYSGLPGPKGYPGVVGPKGFPGLVGPPGPGFPGPNGHPGTKGYQGLTGPSGIPGRPGPPGETEECCYEREIGLPGPKGKGGSPGIPGEPGRDGLPGTVGLLGPKGMEGDDSETEGIGLQGLPGLNGDPGDPGPSGISLDGPSGLPGLPGLLGRKGDPGDVLSARPGAIGPPGRPGARGKSGLSGIPGNPGSPGAQGQPGRPGWKGEPGANGDLGVTGPPGPPCTVCELIGSPGPSGPPGNPGQRGLPGYSGQKGLMGDIGPPGYGHKGPQGFPGPPGLPGPAGPRGSAGPSGDPGTDGW; encoded by the exons ATGGGATCCTCAGTTACTGTTGCAACTCTGTGCTCTCTCTG GTGGATCTTTGTCCTGGTGGTCTTTGTGCAGCAGCTCAATGCA gCGGGGATTGAAGGCCCATGTCAAGGCAGAGGCTGCTCTGTATGTCAGTGTCTTCCTGCTAAAGGCACACGG GGAACTCCAGGGAAGCCAGGCCAACAAGGCCTCCGGGGACTAATGGGACCAGGGGGACGTGAAGGGTCACTTGGACAGAAGGGCAGAAGGGGAGCAGAGGGATCACATGGCCCAGAGGGGCCCAAAGGAGACCGC ggcAAGACTGGTGTTCCTGGTTTTCCTGGAAATGATGGCTCACCA GGCCACCCTGGAGCAGGCGGTGAACCTGGTTTGCCAGGATTGGATGGCTGTAATGGGACAAGGGGTCGACCCGGAGTCCTTGGTATTCCTGGTTTGGATGGTCTCCATGGGTCGCTG GGATTACAAGGACCTAAAGGAATTAAAGGAGAACGATTGTATGGTGCTCCCCTGCCAGGGCTTCCG GGAGATCCGGGTAGAGATGGACAGCGCGGTTTTCCT GGAATACAAGGAGTCATTGGGCCTAAAGGCAACAGGGGCCCTCCTGGTCCTCTTGGACCTCAG GGCTGGGAAGGACCTAATGGAGTTAGAGGACTACCA GGCGACCCTGGAGAATCACTGGCAGGAGTTAAAGGGGACGAT GGTGATCAAGGCCCACCTGGCCCACAAGGACCAGAAGAAGTCAAAGAATTTCCCCCAGACTACCTTCCACCCAAAGGCTACAAG GGAGACCAAGGTCTTCTTGGACCATGTGGACCAAAGGGCATAAGC GGTGGTAGAGGAGACGTATACATTCAAGAAATAAAAGGAGAGCAAGGAATCGTTGGTTTTCCTGGAGTTAGG GGACTTCCAGGATATCCTGGTAGAGATGGACCTTTAGGACCTCAG GGTTTGCATGGAGAGAAAGGATATCCAGGTCTCATTGGAAGAAATGGACCAAAG GGTTACCCAGGAGATCCAGGTCTCCCTGGTCCCCTGAACAATGGAAGTTATGCCAGAG GTGTTAAAGGTGACAGAGGGTATCCTGGAACGCCTGGACTCCCAGGTGATCCTGGGTTCATGGGCATGCATGGACCTCCTGGCCCACCAGGGTTAACAATACCAG AAGGGCCGGGTCTGCCTGGTCCACGAGGGTTCCATGGTCCGAAGGGCTATAAAGGAGAGCCAGGGGGGTATAACAACTTTGAAAATCTGATTCCGGGTCTAAAGGGAACTAAAGGACTCCTCGGACCTAAAGGTGTCACAGGCCCCCCAGGTCCTCCAG ATTACTACTGTGAGCCCGGTTACCCTGGAGACCATGGTGACATAGGACACAAAGGATCTCCTGGAAACAAAGGGGTCAAGGGAATTAAAG GTTGTCCAGGGGAATGTCAGTGTATATCTGCAGGGGTGAGCGAAGGCCCCCCTGGTCCAGTTGGTTATCCAGGACCTCCAGGGTTACCAGGAACTCAAGGAATTAAAGGAAAACCAGGGCTGAAAGGATACGAGGGTCTAAGAGGAACACAA GGCTTTCAAGGAAATCATGGTATAAAAGGACAAAAGGGTCAAAAAGGTCACTCTTTTGTGGTAGATATCAAAG GTGCCAAGGGTAACCAAGGAGTCCCCGGACATACTGGTCCTCCTGGAGCAGCAGGTAGTCCAGGACTGGATGGCCACCCTGGGCCTTCAGGGGACCATGGAACACCG GGGGCTGGATATTCAGGATTACCTGGTCCCAAAGGTTACCCTGGTGTTGTTGGACCAAAAGGGTTTCCAGGGCTTGTAGGCCCCCCAGGTCCTGGTTTTCCAGGCCCCAATGGGCATCCTGGAACCAAAGGTTATCAGGGACTAACTGGCCCCTCAGGAATTCCTGGCCGACCAGGCCCTCCAG GTGAAACTGAGGAGTGCTGTTATGAAAGAGAGATTGGATTACCTGGTCCGAAGGGTAAGGGAGGCTCACCGG GGATTCCAGGTGAGCCAGGAAGAGATGGTCTTCCGGGAACTGTGGGACTCCTAGGCCCGAAAGGCATGGAAGGAGATGACAGTGAAACTGAAGGGATTGGACTGCAAG GACTTCCAGGTTTAAATGGGGATCCAGGCGACCCTGGTCCCAGTGGAATTAGCCTGGATGGCCCTTCAGGCCTTCCTGGATTACCAGGACTTCTTGGCAGGAAGGGCGACCCAGGAGATGTCCTCTCTGCCAGGCCGGGTGCTATTGGCCCACCCGGCCGCCCTGGGGCTCGCGGGAAAAGCGGACTAAGTGGAATTCCTGGAAACCCAGGGTCTCCAG GCGCACAAGGCCAACCTGGACGACCTGGTTGGAAAGGAGAGCCAGGAGCCAATGGTGACCTAGGAGTCACTGGTCCTCCAGGCCCACCGTGCACTGTTTGTGAACTGATTGGATCTCCAGGCCCTTCAGGACCTCCAGGAAACCCTGGACAAAGGGGACTACCAG GCTACTCTGGTCAGAAGGGTTTAATGGGAGATATAGGTCCACCTGGTTATGGACACAAGGGTCCACAAGGTTTCCCTGGCCCACCTGGTTTGCCAGGCCCAGCAGGACCAAGAGGCTCCGCTGGCCCCTCAGGAGATCCTGGGACCGATGGCTG GTGA
- the LOC129089318 gene encoding collagen alpha-4(IV) chain-like, with protein MKTTLFVLQPTGSKGPRGVPGDSGLEGWPGSPGFKGSTGAPGRAGIQGPPGYLGIKGFPGPRGYPGHDGDLGNQGPRGQSGIPGTPGFPGAKGEPGQSYGKPGPPGPKGLPGEDGPSALRGSPGDPGDPGPQGRSGQPGQRGVVGGPGRLGVPGFPGPRGPSGCPGVPGFPGDYGGLGPPGPPGPCGPPGPPGPPGLDGLDGLRGPKGMKAASGTGIPGPPGPDGFAGVKGLKGQQGPPGAIFPGPKGQRGPPGVTGLPGLPGFPGGPGYPGRECYKPLPEPTGDLGYEGPPGPPGPPGEQGPPGSSIFTKGDPGPIGLPGLPGRKGDVGPPGPTGSQHYLGFSGPKGARGPDGSGGPPGPKGQTGVPGPWGRKGVTGATGDTGAKGAHGDYIPGRPESVIFGLPGPHGRPGSLGFPGDRGPPGTPGRKGQKGPIGFVGLPGKPGPAGPNGHVGDPGDAGQRGFTGPQGTPGPPGDPGNAGQRGALRSGFLLVVHSQSVQVPQCPGGSSRLWAGYSLVYLEGQEKAHSQDLGQAGSCLPIFSTMPFSYCNKAACHYSSRNDKSFWLSTTAPIPMMPLVGLEISSHISRCAVCETVSPAVAFHSQDHTVPACPAGWRSLWMGYSFLLHTGAGDEGGGQSLTSSGSCLKDFRTHPFIECQGARGSCHYFANLYSFWLTTVRETEQFITKRPGTIKAADQQRRKASRCHVCLREQ; from the exons ATGAA GactactttatttgttttgcaaccTACAGGCTCAAAGGGTCCAAGGGGGGTGCCAGGAGATTCGGGGCTTGAGGGTTGGCCTGGTTCACCAGGGTTTAAAGGCAGCACTGGTGCTCCAGGCAGGGCAGGAATACAAGGACCTCCTGGGTACCTAGGGATCAAAGGTTTTCCTGGTCCAAGGGGATATCCTGGACATGATGGAGATCTG GGAAATCAAGGGCCAAGGGGACAATCGGGTATCCCAGGGACACCAGGATTTCCAGGAGCAAAAG GTGAGCCAGGACAATCTTATGGAAAACCTGGTCCACCTGGACCCAAAGGATTGCCAGGGGAGGATGGACCCAGTG CACTAAGAGGGAGTCCAGGAGATCCAGGGGACCCAGGACCACAGGGAAGGTCAGGACAGCCTGGACAAAGAGGCGTGGTTGGTGGACCAGGAAGACTAGGAGTACCAG GCTTCCCTGGACCTCGTGGCCCATCAGGTTGTCCAGGTGTTCCAGGTTTTCCAGGCGATTATGGAGGTCTGGGACCCCCGGGCCCACCGGGCCCATGTGGGCCTCCAG GCCCCCCTGGACCACCGGGTCTGGATGGGCTGGATGGGCTTAGAGGTCCAAAAGGGATGAAAGCAGCAAGTG GCACAGGTATACCTGGCCCTCCAGGACCAGATGGTTTTGCTGGAGTCAAAGGTCTGAAAGGTCAGCAAGGGCCTCCAGGAGCCATTTTTCCGGGGCCCAAGGGCCAGAGGGGCCCACCTGGCGTCACAG GTCTTCCAGGTCTTCCAGGTTTCCCAGGTGGACCTGGTTACCCTGGCAGAGAATGCTACAAGCCTTTGCCAGAACCAACAGGAGACCTAGGATATGAAGGACCTCCAGGAcccccag GTCCTCCTGGGGAGCAAGGCCCTCCAGGCAGCAGCATTTTCACCAAAGGAGACCCAGGCCCAATTGGCCTCCCAGGGTTACCAGGTCGTAAGGGAGATGTTGGCCCCCCAGGGCCTACTGGGTCTCAACACTACCTAGGCTTTTCAGGACCAAAAG gtgcgagaggtcccgatGGTTCTGGAGGTCCCCCCGGACCCAAAGGTCAGACTGGGGTCCCTGGACCTTGGGGCCGCAAGGGAGTAACAGGAGCAACTGGAGACACAG gTGCAAAAGGTGCTCATGGTGATTATATCCCTGGAAGGCCAGAGAGTGTTATCTTTGGACTCCCAGGACCACATGGTCGACCAGGATCTCTGGGATTCCCTGGCGATAGGGGTCCTCCTGGGACTCCAGGACGTAAAG GACAGAAGGGCCCCATAGGGTTTGTGGGCCTCCCTGGCAAACCAGGTCCTGCTGGTCCCAATGGTCATGTTGGAGACCCGGGAGATGCTGGTCAGCGAGGATTTACTGGACCACAAG GTACCCCAGGTCCACCCGGTGATCCAGGTAACGCAGGCCAAAGGGGGGCATTAAGGTCAGGCTTCCTTTTGGTCGTCCACAGCCAGTCAGTTCAGGTGCCACAGTGCCCTGGAGGCAGCAGTCGGCTCTGGGCGGGCTACAGTCTGGTCTACTTGGAGGGGCAAGAGAAGGCTCACAGTCAAGATCTGG GCCAGGCTGGCTCCTGCCTCCCTATTTTCTCCACCATGCCTTTCTCCTACTGCAACAAAGCCGCCTGTCACTACTCAAGTCGCAACGACAAATCCTTTTGGCTCTCTACCACCGCTCCAATACCCATGATGCCTCTGGTTGGCCTGGAGATTAGCTCCCACATCAGCCGCTGTGCGGTGTGTGAGACAGTTTCGCCTGCGGTGGCTTTTCACAGCCAGGATCACACAGTCCCTGCATGCCCAGCTGGCTGGAGGAGTCTGTGGATGGGGTACTCTTTCCTCTTG CACACAGGGGCAGGTGATGAGGGTGGTGGCCAGTCTCTGACTTCTTCTGGAAGCTGCCTTAAGGATTTCCGTACTCACCCCTTCATAGAGTGTCAGGGTGCACGTGGCTCTTGTCACTACTTTGCCAACCTCTACAGTTTTTGGCTGACCACTGTTAGGGAGACGGAGCAGTTTATCACCAAGAGGCCTGGCACCATCAAGGCAGCCGACCAACAGCGACGCAAGGCCAGTCGGTGTCATGTCTGCCTCAGAGAACA